The Parafrankia irregularis nucleotide sequence TGGGCGCGGTTGGCACGCCGGCGCATCACCTTGCCGGTACCGGTGACACGGAACCGCTTGCCGGCACCGGTGTGACTCTTCATCTTGGGCATGATCGCGTCCCTGTGGTGGATTTCGGATGCTCGTCTGGGCGCGCCCGTCTGGTGCCCGTGTTCATGCGCGCCTGGGCCGGTACGACGTCTGGCGACGCCGACCGGTGGTAGCTCACCCCTGGGTCGCCGACTCCGGGACTCGCTGGGGCTTGGCGGGGCCCTTGTGCGGGGCCATGACCATCGTCATGTTCCGCCCGTCCTGCTTGGGCTGGGCCTCGACGTAACCGAGATCGGCGACATCGGTGGACAGCCGCTGCAGCAGACGGATACCGAGCTCGGGCCGTGACTGCTCACGCCCACGGAACATGATGGTGATCTTTACCTTGTCGCCGGCCTTGAGGAAGCGCACGACGTGACCCTTCTTGGTCTCGTAGTCGTGCGGATCGATCTTCGGTCGGAGCTTCATCTCCTTGATGACCGTCTGGACCTGGTTCTTACGAGCCTCACGACGCTTCTGGTCGGACTCGTACTTGAACTTGCCATAGTCCATCAGCTTGCAGACCGGCGGACGGGCGGTCGGCGCCACCTCGACGAGGTCGAGATCCGCCTCCTGCGCGAGGCGCATGGCCTCTCCGATGGAGACGATGCCGATCTGCTCGCCCTCCGCTCCCACGAGGCGAACCTCCGGGACGCGGATCCGGTCGTTGATGCGTGACTCTGTGCTGATGTGCGTTCCTCCGTGGCTCGACGCGCGGGCACGACCTCACCGCAGCGGAGCACCAAGCCCGGGGTAACCCAGGCTCCCGGCCGACATGCCGTGGCAACGGCTCGGCCG carries:
- the infC gene encoding translation initiation factor IF-3: MGAEGEQIGIVSIGEAMRLAQEADLDLVEVAPTARPPVCKLMDYGKFKYESDQKRREARKNQVQTVIKEMKLRPKIDPHDYETKKGHVVRFLKAGDKVKITIMFRGREQSRPELGIRLLQRLSTDVADLGYVEAQPKQDGRNMTMVMAPHKGPAKPQRVPESATQG